A region of Candidatus Leptovillus gracilis DNA encodes the following proteins:
- the eno gene encoding phosphopyruvate hydratase encodes MPVTYIEGIHGREVLDSRGNPTVEVEVLLFDGSVGSAIVPSGASTGIHEAWEKRDGDKSRYGGKGVLQAVQSVNEEIAEAIVGWDATDQVGIDQALITLDGTEKKERLGANAILGVSLAVAKAAAISVGLPLYRYLGGVSARTLPVPMMNIMNGGKHAAGATDLQEYMIMPVGAPTFAEAARWCAEIYQSLKKVLDSKGYGTTVGDEGGFAPRVKNNAEPFELMLAAIEKAGYKPGEQIMFAMDPAASEIYENGLYNMKVEGKQLTGAEMVDFYVDLVNKYPIISIEDGLAEDDWDAWQLMMFKLGSRIQIVGDDLLVTNVKRIEMALERQAANSLLCKVNQIGSLTESIQAVDMVHRHGWTAVVSHRSGETEDATIADLVVGLNAGQIKTGAPARSDRVAKYNQLLRIEDQLGDTAVYPGLAAFTNLKR; translated from the coding sequence ATACCTGTGACCTATATTGAAGGAATTCACGGCCGTGAAGTGCTGGATTCTCGCGGCAACCCCACTGTAGAAGTTGAAGTTTTACTGTTCGATGGCTCCGTCGGTTCAGCCATTGTGCCCTCCGGCGCATCCACCGGCATTCACGAAGCCTGGGAAAAACGCGACGGCGACAAAAGCCGCTATGGCGGTAAAGGCGTGCTGCAAGCCGTCCAGTCCGTCAACGAAGAAATCGCCGAAGCCATTGTTGGTTGGGACGCCACCGATCAGGTGGGCATAGACCAGGCGCTTATTACTCTGGATGGGACCGAGAAAAAAGAACGCCTGGGAGCCAACGCCATTTTGGGCGTTTCTCTGGCCGTCGCCAAAGCGGCGGCCATCAGCGTGGGCCTGCCCCTGTACCGTTACCTGGGCGGCGTCTCCGCGCGCACCCTGCCCGTGCCCATGATGAACATTATGAATGGCGGCAAACACGCCGCCGGGGCCACCGACCTGCAAGAATACATGATCATGCCCGTCGGCGCGCCCACCTTTGCCGAAGCGGCCCGCTGGTGCGCTGAAATCTACCAGAGCTTAAAAAAGGTACTGGACAGCAAAGGGTACGGAACCACTGTTGGCGACGAAGGTGGTTTTGCTCCCCGCGTGAAGAACAATGCCGAACCGTTTGAACTGATGTTGGCTGCCATCGAAAAAGCAGGTTACAAACCGGGCGAACAGATCATGTTTGCTATGGACCCGGCTGCTTCAGAGATTTACGAAAATGGCCTGTACAACATGAAAGTGGAAGGCAAGCAGCTTACCGGCGCGGAAATGGTGGACTTTTACGTGGACCTGGTCAATAAATACCCCATCATTTCCATCGAAGATGGGCTGGCTGAGGATGACTGGGACGCGTGGCAGTTGATGATGTTCAAACTGGGCAGCCGCATCCAAATTGTCGGTGACGACTTGCTGGTGACCAATGTCAAGCGCATTGAGATGGCGCTGGAACGCCAGGCAGCCAACAGCTTGCTCTGCAAAGTGAACCAGATTGGCTCCCTGACAGAATCTATTCAGGCGGTTGATATGGTACACCGGCATGGCTGGACGGCCGTTGTCAGCCATCGCAGTGGTGAAACCGAAGACGCCACCATCGCCGACCTGGTGGTGGGCTTGAACGCCGGGCAGATCAAAACCGGCGCGCCGGCGCGCAGCGACCGGGTTGCCAAGTACAACCAACTGCTGCGTATTGAGGACCAATTGGGCGATACGGCCGTCTATCCCGGACTGGCTGCCTTCACCAACCTCAAGCGTTAA
- a CDS encoding AzlD domain-containing protein: protein MNIWLAIIGMGIVTYGLRLGPLLLLERMEIGATARQALRFVPTAVLCAIIFPELFMPGGAPDISLGNERLLAGLFAAVVAWRSKNVLWTIVAGMIVLWILPAIAR, encoded by the coding sequence ATGAACATTTGGCTGGCGATTATCGGCATGGGGATTGTGACTTATGGGCTGCGGCTGGGGCCGCTGCTGCTGCTGGAGCGCATGGAGATTGGCGCAACGGCCAGGCAGGCGCTGCGTTTTGTGCCAACGGCCGTACTCTGCGCCATCATCTTCCCCGAACTATTCATGCCCGGCGGCGCGCCAGACATCTCTCTGGGCAACGAGCGGCTGCTGGCTGGCCTGTTCGCGGCCGTCGTCGCCTGGCGCAGCAAAAATGTGCTGTGGACGATTGTGGCGGGCATGATTGTATTGTGGATTTTGCCAGCCATCGCCCGATAA
- the rpmH gene encoding 50S ribosomal protein L34 → MVKRTYQPKIRRRMRVHGFRQRMQTKGGRDVLKTRRAKGRRSLTVDMNQFGKRINWNATSATAYRSVKRQGNLYKGKGG, encoded by the coding sequence ATGGTAAAGCGTACATATCAACCAAAAATCCGCCGCCGGATGCGTGTTCATGGCTTTCGTCAGCGGATGCAGACCAAAGGTGGGCGGGACGTGTTAAAAACGCGCCGCGCCAAAGGCCGCCGCTCGTTAACCGTTGACATGAATCAATTTGGCAAGCGGATCAATTGGAACGCCACTTCGGCGACTGCTTACCGCTCGGTGAAGCGGCAAGGCAATCTTTACAAAGGCAAAGGTGGCTAG
- a CDS encoding citrate synthase/methylcitrate synthase: MTQAQSEYKPGLEGVIAAETRRSYVNGQIGQLLIGGYPLADIAGQATFEEVVYLLWHDRLPSADELADLQAKLAALRPLPPATLTLLQTIAPAGAPVMDALRMAAGTLSLGLDATDTDTLALALVARFPTIVATYWRLLQGQEPIPPTADLGHAANYLYMLKGERPSPAQTRGMTTYLNTVSDHGLNVSAFTARVIISTQSDLVSAITGAVGALKGPLHGGAPGPALDMVFEIAQADRAEVYLRAKIERGERLMGFGHRVYKVRDPRAEVLAAAAETLYQADGDMALYEMAKSVEQTAVTLLAEYKPGRNLQTNVEFYTALLLHGLGLDTALFTPTFAVGRVGGWLGHCFEEMANGRIIRPKELYVGEMNRQWVPLEER, from the coding sequence ATGACGCAAGCACAATCTGAGTACAAACCGGGTCTGGAAGGCGTAATTGCCGCCGAGACGCGCCGCAGTTATGTCAATGGGCAAATCGGCCAACTGCTCATTGGCGGCTATCCGTTGGCCGACATCGCCGGGCAGGCGACCTTTGAAGAGGTGGTCTATTTGTTATGGCATGACCGGCTGCCCAGCGCAGACGAACTGGCCGACTTGCAAGCGAAATTGGCGGCTTTACGGCCGTTACCCCCCGCCACCCTCACCCTGCTGCAAACCATCGCCCCGGCCGGCGCGCCAGTGATGGACGCCTTGCGCATGGCCGCCGGTACGTTGAGCCTGGGCCTGGACGCCACAGACACGGACACGTTAGCCCTGGCGCTGGTAGCCCGCTTTCCCACCATCGTCGCCACGTATTGGCGGCTGCTCCAGGGGCAGGAACCCATCCCGCCGACGGCCGATTTGGGCCACGCCGCCAATTACCTGTACATGCTGAAGGGGGAACGGCCGTCGCCTGCCCAGACGCGCGGCATGACAACCTATCTCAACACCGTCAGCGATCATGGCCTCAATGTGTCAGCTTTCACGGCGCGGGTCATCATTTCAACCCAATCCGATCTGGTGTCGGCGATTACCGGGGCGGTGGGGGCGCTAAAGGGGCCGCTGCACGGCGGCGCGCCCGGCCCGGCGTTGGATATGGTTTTTGAGATTGCTCAGGCCGACCGGGCAGAGGTGTATTTGCGGGCCAAGATTGAACGGGGTGAACGGCTGATGGGTTTCGGCCACCGCGTCTACAAAGTGCGCGACCCACGCGCCGAGGTGTTGGCGGCGGCGGCGGAAACGTTGTATCAGGCGGATGGGGATATGGCTTTGTATGAGATGGCAAAATCGGTGGAACAAACGGCCGTCACCCTATTGGCCGAATACAAACCGGGTCGCAATCTGCAAACCAACGTCGAATTTTATACCGCGCTGCTGCTGCATGGGCTGGGTCTGGACACAGCCCTCTTCACGCCAACCTTTGCTGTGGGCCGGGTGGGCGGCTGGTTGGGGCACTGTTTTGAGGAGATGGCAAACGGCCGTATTATCCGCCCCAAAGAGTTGTACGTCGGCGAGATGAACCGGCAGTGGGTTCCGTTGGAAGAGCGTTAG
- a CDS encoding ATP-dependent Clp protease proteolytic subunit gives MEEEQEQDEELEEEQEQEQPAQKPENDKSPRFNLVEKLLETRTILLFGEINMQVAQEITRQLLVLAADSDDDIKIIVNSPGGHVESGDTIFDMIRFVKPTVKIIGTGWVASAGALIYAAADKENRYSLPNTRFLLHQPMGGTVGQASDIAIEAEEIIKMRKRLNETFAAQTGQPLAKVEKDTDRNFWMSAKQAQDYGLVGQIIESMDQV, from the coding sequence ATGGAAGAAGAACAAGAACAAGACGAAGAACTGGAAGAAGAGCAAGAGCAAGAACAACCGGCGCAGAAACCGGAAAACGACAAAAGCCCCCGCTTTAACCTGGTAGAGAAGCTGTTGGAGACCCGTACTATCCTGCTCTTTGGCGAAATTAACATGCAGGTCGCCCAGGAAATTACCCGGCAGCTCCTGGTGTTGGCGGCCGATTCCGATGACGACATCAAAATCATCGTCAACTCCCCCGGCGGCCATGTGGAATCCGGCGATACCATCTTCGACATGATTCGTTTTGTCAAGCCAACCGTCAAAATCATTGGAACCGGTTGGGTTGCCAGCGCCGGCGCTCTCATTTATGCCGCCGCCGACAAAGAGAACCGCTACAGTTTGCCCAATACGCGCTTTTTGCTCCACCAACCCATGGGCGGCACTGTCGGCCAGGCTTCAGACATTGCCATTGAGGCGGAAGAGATCATCAAGATGCGCAAGCGCCTCAACGAGACCTTTGCCGCCCAGACCGGCCAACCACTGGCAAAAGTGGAAAAAGACACAGACCGTAACTTCTGGATGTCGGCCAAACAGGCCCAGGATTACGGACTGGTGGGCCAGATCATCGAATCTATGGATCAGGTATAA
- a CDS encoding class I SAM-dependent methyltransferase, with amino-acid sequence MFHTIPEPMLARMHELEMIDRRDRDDGTPRLERLRQIPPETGQFLALLAALAPEGEVIEIGTSAGYSTLWLALACREIGRRLTTFEVLSAKVALATATFAQAGVADVVTLVQGDAREFLPALGQIGFCFLDAEKDIYADCYEAVVPRLVRGGLLVADNAINHRAVLQPILDRALADPLVDALIVPIGTGVLVCRKV; translated from the coding sequence ATGTTTCATACCATTCCTGAACCCATGTTGGCGCGGATGCACGAGTTGGAGATGATTGACAGGCGTGACCGCGATGATGGCACGCCCCGCCTGGAACGGCTGCGCCAAATTCCGCCGGAGACGGGCCAATTTTTGGCGCTGCTGGCGGCGTTAGCGCCGGAAGGTGAGGTGATCGAGATTGGGACCAGCGCCGGTTATTCCACTTTGTGGCTGGCGCTGGCCTGCCGGGAAATAGGCCGCCGCCTCACCACGTTTGAGGTGCTGTCGGCCAAGGTCGCCCTGGCGACGGCAACGTTTGCCCAGGCGGGCGTCGCAGACGTGGTGACACTGGTGCAGGGCGATGCGCGTGAGTTTTTACCGGCGTTGGGCCAGATTGGGTTTTGCTTTTTGGACGCGGAGAAAGATATTTACGCCGACTGTTACGAGGCAGTTGTGCCGCGTCTGGTGCGTGGCGGCCTGCTGGTGGCCGATAACGCCATCAACCATCGCGCTGTGTTGCAGCCCATCCTGGATCGGGCGCTGGCCGACCCGCTTGTAGATGCGCTGATTGTGCCGATTGGGACGGGGGTGCTGGTCTGCCGTAAGGTTTGA
- the rnpA gene encoding ribonuclease P protein component, whose product MLQLHYRLRRSADLKRVRQEGRSRRHPLVVLIAHPNELDVSRFAFIASRRVGNAVQRNRSRRLLREAVRGHLMEIEQGYDCVFIARHEIVGASYWEVETAVLSLLTRLHLLQAPQHDDPASTTGMS is encoded by the coding sequence ATGCTGCAACTTCACTATCGTTTGCGGCGTTCTGCCGATCTGAAACGTGTCAGACAAGAGGGTCGGAGTCGTCGTCATCCCCTGGTTGTGCTGATTGCTCATCCAAATGAGTTGGATGTTAGCCGGTTTGCGTTTATCGCCAGCCGCCGCGTTGGGAACGCCGTGCAGCGAAACCGCTCCCGGCGTTTACTGCGTGAAGCAGTTCGTGGTCATTTGATGGAAATTGAACAGGGTTACGATTGTGTGTTCATCGCCCGCCACGAGATAGTTGGTGCGTCATACTGGGAAGTGGAAACGGCCGTACTCTCTTTGTTAACACGCTTACATCTGCTGCAAGCGCCACAACACGACGACCCCGCCTCAACCACGGGGATGTCATGA
- the yidD gene encoding membrane protein insertion efficiency factor YidD: protein MKRFALLLIRFYQRFISPAFPPSCRFTPTCSHYGYEAIERHGFLKGGWMAVKRVARCHPFNPGGYDPVP from the coding sequence ATGAAGCGCTTTGCCCTGTTGCTCATTCGCTTTTATCAAAGATTTATCTCACCGGCCTTTCCGCCAAGCTGCCGCTTTACGCCTACTTGCTCGCATTATGGCTATGAAGCCATTGAAAGGCATGGCTTTTTAAAAGGTGGCTGGATGGCGGTGAAGCGCGTGGCGCGCTGTCATCCGTTTAATCCTGGCGGTTATGACCCGGTTCCCTAA
- a CDS encoding HAMP domain-containing histidine kinase codes for MNTPSTRARLFGYLDNLRQMRTWGVPQAQVDEAINRAELRILPFIYGSITFFFIAYLLIQIVFLREPGMPVLVAAGLASTLLLAVLWALLVQNKFSPWQAEKLAAVLAFTVLVNIQLRFYLTQDPKQAANLALFVFGVSVLFHATRWYLFMMALAFAALGQAFLFFVDGQDFRYYLVVLLAAAATGLVAHIGRVQAYRRAEILRMLGEQREQELQRLNSEIKQFNQQLEAMVAERTQALQAAYTRLERLDKTKTDFIAIASHELLTPLTIINLNAQMFMQDEQVRQDEVYARWSQGIDTGVVRMQEVVDRMLDVAKIDSQSLDLQPAPLDLRFLLRQTANRFRAALAERHLSLEFAPLANLPEVEADAEAMQKVFYHLFMNSIKYTPDGGQIWVDGRFLPPSSVEITIADSGIGIAPDVQPFIFDKFYQTGEVMLHSSGKTKFKGGGSGLGLAIVRGIVEAHHGRVWVESPGLDEAACPGSRFHIVLPRQQPNTTVN; via the coding sequence ATGAACACACCTTCCACGCGCGCCCGACTCTTTGGTTACCTGGACAACCTGCGGCAAATGAGAACATGGGGTGTTCCCCAGGCGCAGGTAGACGAGGCCATCAACCGGGCCGAACTGCGTATCTTGCCATTTATCTATGGCAGCATCACCTTCTTTTTTATCGCCTATCTCCTGATCCAGATCGTGTTTTTGCGCGAACCGGGGATGCCGGTGCTGGTGGCGGCCGGCCTGGCCAGCACCCTGCTGCTGGCGGTGCTGTGGGCGCTGCTGGTGCAGAACAAGTTTTCACCCTGGCAGGCCGAAAAGTTAGCCGCCGTTTTGGCCTTCACCGTCCTGGTGAACATCCAACTCCGCTTTTACCTGACCCAAGACCCCAAACAGGCAGCCAACCTGGCCCTGTTTGTTTTTGGCGTCAGCGTCTTATTCCACGCCACGCGCTGGTACTTGTTCATGATGGCCCTGGCGTTTGCCGCGCTGGGCCAGGCGTTTCTCTTTTTTGTAGACGGGCAAGATTTCCGCTATTACCTGGTGGTGCTGTTGGCGGCGGCGGCCACCGGGTTGGTAGCCCACATAGGCCGCGTGCAGGCTTACCGGCGGGCGGAGATTTTGCGCATGTTGGGCGAGCAGCGCGAACAGGAGCTGCAGCGCCTCAACAGCGAAATCAAACAGTTTAATCAGCAGTTGGAGGCAATGGTCGCCGAGCGCACCCAGGCTTTGCAGGCCGCTTATACCCGCCTGGAACGGCTGGACAAGACCAAAACCGACTTCATCGCCATCGCTTCTCACGAACTTCTGACCCCCCTGACCATCATCAACTTAAATGCGCAGATGTTTATGCAGGATGAACAGGTGCGCCAAGATGAGGTCTATGCGCGCTGGTCGCAGGGCATTGATACCGGTGTGGTGCGGATGCAAGAAGTGGTAGATCGCATGTTGGATGTGGCGAAGATAGACAGCCAGTCGTTGGATTTGCAGCCGGCGCCGCTGGACCTGCGCTTTTTGCTGCGCCAGACGGCCAATCGTTTTCGCGCCGCCCTGGCCGAACGCCACCTGAGCCTGGAATTTGCGCCCCTGGCGAATTTGCCAGAGGTGGAAGCCGACGCCGAGGCGATGCAGAAGGTGTTTTATCACCTGTTTATGAACAGCATTAAGTATACACCAGACGGCGGGCAGATTTGGGTGGACGGCCGTTTCCTGCCACCATCTTCCGTAGAAATCACCATCGCCGACAGCGGCATTGGCATTGCCCCGGATGTGCAGCCCTTTATCTTCGACAAGTTTTACCAGACCGGCGAAGTGATGCTGCACTCCTCCGGCAAGACCAAATTCAAGGGGGGCGGCTCTGGGCTGGGGCTGGCGATTGTCCGTGGGATTGTGGAGGCGCATCACGGCCGTGTCTGGGTAGAAAGCCCGGGCCTGGATGAAGCTGCCTGCCCTGGCAGCCGCTTCCACATCGTCTTACCGCGGCAGCAACCCAATACCACTGTGAATTGA
- the cax gene encoding calcium/proton exchanger, protein MQALESLKHGLGLGNILLILALFIPAAVVLELTHADPVMVFVVTAVGVIPLAGMIGQSTESLAEKVGQRLGGLLNATLGNAAELIISLVALRAGLINLVLASITGSILGNLLLVLGLSLLVGGIKNGKQTFNRSNAGIDATLLILSVIALGIPSLFNWALEPDFAAVEGLSLGASTAMLVMYGLVVLYSFTSQPNHDDPVIREAHAPSGWSTTHALVILTVAVALIVVLSEILVGAVEHVTELLGWSEFFIGIILIPLIGNAAEHLVAVQVAIKNKMDLSLSIAIGSSLQIALFVAPLLVFLSLLMGNPMQLEFTQFELAAVAAAAFIAAFVSLDGESIWLEGAMLLIVYVILGLGFFFL, encoded by the coding sequence ATGCAAGCATTGGAATCGCTTAAACATGGGTTGGGATTGGGCAATATTTTGCTCATATTGGCGTTGTTCATCCCGGCGGCTGTGGTATTGGAATTGACCCATGCCGATCCGGTAATGGTTTTTGTGGTAACGGCCGTTGGCGTTATCCCCCTGGCCGGTATGATCGGGCAGTCTACAGAGTCTCTGGCCGAAAAAGTGGGGCAGCGGTTAGGTGGCCTGCTCAACGCCACCCTGGGCAACGCCGCCGAACTCATCATCTCCCTCGTCGCCCTGCGCGCCGGGTTGATCAATCTGGTTCTGGCCTCCATCACCGGCTCCATTTTGGGCAATTTGCTGTTGGTATTGGGCCTGTCTCTATTGGTCGGCGGCATCAAAAATGGCAAACAAACCTTCAACCGCTCCAACGCCGGCATAGACGCCACCCTGCTCATCCTGTCGGTTATTGCCCTGGGCATCCCGTCGTTGTTCAACTGGGCGTTGGAGCCAGACTTTGCCGCCGTTGAAGGATTGAGCCTGGGCGCTTCCACCGCCATGCTGGTGATGTATGGCCTGGTGGTACTCTATTCATTTACCTCGCAGCCCAACCACGACGACCCGGTCATACGTGAGGCCCACGCCCCATCCGGTTGGTCCACCACCCACGCACTGGTCATTTTAACAGTCGCCGTCGCTCTGATTGTGGTACTCAGTGAAATTCTGGTGGGCGCGGTGGAGCATGTCACTGAACTGTTAGGCTGGAGCGAGTTTTTCATCGGCATCATCCTCATTCCGCTGATCGGCAACGCCGCCGAACATCTGGTGGCGGTGCAGGTAGCTATCAAAAACAAGATGGACCTGAGCCTGAGCATCGCCATCGGTTCCAGTTTGCAGATCGCCCTGTTTGTCGCTCCTCTGCTGGTGTTCCTGAGCTTGCTCATGGGCAACCCGATGCAGTTGGAGTTTACCCAATTTGAACTGGCAGCTGTAGCCGCCGCCGCGTTTATCGCCGCCTTTGTGTCGCTAGACGGGGAAAGCATCTGGCTGGAAGGGGCGATGCTGTTGATTGTGTACGTCATTTTGGGATTGGGTTTCTTTTTCCTGTAA
- a CDS encoding AzlC family ABC transporter permease, with protein sequence MPQPQSQTRPRLTQWWVGVRAELPIALGVIPFGMIYGVLALAAGLNAWQAQAMSAIVFAGSAQFIGAQLLGAAAPLSVLWLTTAVVNLRHVLYSTALSPDLGHLPRRWRWLLAYLLTDEAYAVTAVHYANRHTAVVHKHWFFLGAGLTLWASWQLSTAIGIFLGAEVPASWSLDFTLALTFIGIVVPALKERPFVAAAVAAGVMALLAYSLPYKLGLMAAALTGIGIGVVLENRSKRRRQANL encoded by the coding sequence ATGCCTCAACCTCAATCACAAACGCGGCCGCGCCTGACCCAATGGTGGGTCGGCGTTCGCGCCGAACTGCCCATCGCCCTGGGGGTGATTCCTTTTGGCATGATTTATGGCGTGTTGGCCCTGGCGGCCGGGCTGAATGCCTGGCAGGCGCAGGCGATGTCGGCGATTGTGTTTGCCGGCTCGGCTCAGTTTATTGGGGCGCAGTTGTTGGGCGCGGCCGCACCGCTGTCGGTATTGTGGTTGACGACGGCCGTTGTGAATCTGCGCCACGTCTTGTACAGCACCGCCCTAAGCCCAGATTTGGGCCATCTGCCGCGCCGCTGGCGCTGGCTGCTGGCGTACTTGCTGACGGATGAGGCGTATGCGGTAACGGCCGTCCACTACGCCAATCGCCACACAGCCGTTGTCCACAAACACTGGTTTTTTCTGGGAGCCGGGCTGACATTATGGGCGTCGTGGCAGCTCAGCACGGCCATTGGCATTTTCTTGGGCGCGGAAGTTCCGGCCAGTTGGTCGTTGGATTTCACCCTGGCGCTGACCTTTATTGGCATTGTTGTGCCGGCGTTAAAGGAACGGCCGTTTGTGGCAGCAGCGGTGGCGGCTGGTGTGATGGCGCTGCTGGCCTACAGCCTGCCCTACAAATTGGGCCTCATGGCCGCCGCGCTGACCGGCATTGGCATTGGCGTGGTCTTGGAGAACCGGAGTAAGCGCCGCAGGCAGGCAAATCTATGA
- a CDS encoding PQQ-like beta-propeller repeat protein, producing the protein MYAAKRPFLKPVTFFLIIASFVLAACTGQVQNVNWPGLSAAGSVVYLAHGANVTAFDVSSQSRVWSFPASRSSAQYYAAPAVDDGRVVIGDFGAAGGMFSPKIIVHILGLQEQPTTPATIWDQSGLAADKIVAPPLVVGDRVFVGTADNHVFALNTDTGAPLWDAPFVAENAIWGQPAFADGTLYVSSLDGNVYALDVETGAKLGQWETSGAVSGSPVIVGDRIYVGSFDSQLHALDRSQFGSEIWAYTTPDWVWGAPAVVDGAVFFGDLQGNVFALNADTGDLLWQKAVVGPIQTSPIAADGLVYFVSQGNLASSNGQITAFSTDVGAQLWQQAAPGLVYTTPVMVDNTLVVALHNSPDFLLAGFDGETGSQQWTLAASAN; encoded by the coding sequence TTGTACGCAGCAAAACGGCCGTTCCTTAAGCCAGTTACCTTTTTTCTCATCATCGCCAGCTTTGTCCTGGCAGCTTGCACCGGACAAGTGCAAAACGTAAACTGGCCTGGGTTATCCGCTGCTGGCAGCGTTGTATACCTGGCCCATGGCGCAAACGTCACCGCTTTCGACGTCAGCAGCCAGAGCCGCGTCTGGAGCTTTCCGGCCAGCCGCAGTTCTGCCCAATATTATGCCGCGCCGGCCGTAGATGACGGCCGTGTGGTCATCGGCGATTTTGGCGCGGCTGGCGGTATGTTCAGCCCCAAAATCATCGTCCACATCTTAGGTCTGCAAGAGCAGCCTACCACCCCCGCCACCATTTGGGATCAGTCTGGCTTAGCCGCCGACAAAATCGTGGCCCCGCCCCTGGTTGTTGGCGACCGGGTATTTGTGGGCACGGCCGACAACCATGTATTTGCCCTCAACACAGACACCGGCGCGCCGCTGTGGGACGCGCCTTTTGTGGCTGAAAATGCCATTTGGGGCCAGCCAGCCTTCGCCGATGGTACATTGTATGTATCGTCATTGGATGGCAATGTCTACGCTTTAGACGTCGAAACAGGCGCGAAGCTCGGCCAATGGGAAACCTCCGGAGCCGTTTCTGGCTCTCCTGTCATCGTCGGCGACCGTATCTACGTGGGCAGCTTCGACAGCCAACTCCACGCCTTGGACCGCTCCCAGTTTGGCTCAGAAATCTGGGCCTATACAACACCAGATTGGGTATGGGGTGCGCCGGCCGTGGTGGATGGCGCTGTTTTCTTTGGCGATCTGCAAGGCAATGTCTTTGCCTTAAACGCAGACACAGGCGATTTGCTCTGGCAAAAGGCAGTTGTTGGCCCCATTCAAACCAGCCCCATCGCTGCCGATGGCCTGGTGTACTTTGTGTCACAGGGCAATCTGGCAAGCTCCAATGGGCAGATAACCGCTTTCTCGACGGACGTTGGGGCACAGCTCTGGCAGCAAGCAGCGCCGGGACTGGTTTATACCACGCCGGTGATGGTTGATAATACCCTGGTAGTGGCGCTTCACAACAGCCCTGATTTTTTGCTGGCTGGTTTTGATGGTGAAACAGGCAGCCAGCAGTGGACATTGGCGGCGAGTGCTAATTAA
- a CDS encoding citrate synthase family protein, producing the protein MTQSTYLTAQEAAQLLGIQVATLYAYVSRGLIRSEGGDGRSRARRYLAADVAALRQRKELRHDPAKAAAAALHFGAPVLESAITLIDNGRFYYRGHDAIRLADERPLTDVTGLIWSGRLNADWLTTAVSPSLPHLDLTGLSPIEAFQTVLPLAAAQDMAAYDLSPTATAQTGARILQLLTAVLTNQPTDQPIQSIPDQLQQTFAPHQPAAADLFNAALILCADHELNVSSFTARCVASAGSTPYAVVMAGLAALQGTKHGGHTERVEALFREASTPEQAAATITSRLRRGEGIPGFGHPLYADGDPRGRALIDRVRATCGQETAVALAEALETAVWQTVGLRPTVDFGLVVLARALDLPPGTALALFALGRVVGWIGHALEQYQNGQIIRPRARYVGPGVSG; encoded by the coding sequence ATGACCCAATCCACCTACCTGACCGCCCAAGAAGCCGCCCAACTGCTGGGCATCCAGGTTGCCACTTTGTATGCCTATGTCAGCCGAGGATTGATTCGCTCGGAAGGAGGCGACGGCCGTTCACGGGCGCGGCGCTATCTGGCGGCAGATGTGGCGGCCTTGCGGCAGCGCAAAGAACTGCGGCACGACCCGGCCAAAGCGGCCGCCGCGGCGCTGCATTTTGGCGCGCCGGTGTTGGAATCAGCCATTACGTTGATTGACAACGGCCGTTTCTACTACCGCGGCCACGACGCCATTAGACTGGCAGATGAACGGCCGTTGACCGATGTGACCGGGCTGATCTGGAGCGGCCGCCTGAACGCCGACTGGCTGACGACGGCTGTGTCGCCCTCACTGCCCCACCTGGACTTAACCGGACTGTCTCCCATCGAGGCGTTCCAGACCGTCTTGCCGCTGGCCGCCGCTCAGGACATGGCGGCCTACGATTTATCGCCGACGGCCACAGCCCAAACTGGGGCGCGTATCTTACAGTTGTTGACGGCCGTCCTCACCAACCAACCAACCGACCAACCGATCCAATCCATCCCCGACCAGCTGCAACAAACCTTCGCTCCCCACCAACCCGCCGCCGCCGATTTGTTCAACGCCGCCCTCATCCTGTGCGCCGACCATGAGCTAAACGTCTCGTCGTTTACGGCGCGCTGCGTGGCCTCGGCCGGCTCCACACCCTACGCGGTGGTAATGGCCGGGTTGGCGGCGCTGCAAGGGACTAAACATGGCGGCCACACGGAGCGGGTAGAGGCACTTTTCCGCGAGGCTAGTACACCGGAACAAGCAGCAGCGACCATCACCAGCCGTCTACGGCGCGGGGAAGGCATCCCCGGCTTTGGGCATCCGTTGTACGCGGACGGCGATCCGCGTGGGCGGGCGCTGATAGATCGGGTGCGGGCGACGTGTGGGCAAGAAACGGCCGTCGCCTTGGCCGAAGCATTAGAAACGGCCGTGTGGCAAACAGTGGGATTGCGGCCAACGGTGGATTTTGGTCTGGTGGTCCTGGCGAGGGCATTGGATTTGCCGCCGGGCACGGCGCTGGCTTTATTTGCCTTGGGGCGGGTAGTTGGCTGGATTGGTCACGCGCTGGAGCAGTATCAGAATGGGCAAATTATTCGACCCCGGGCGCGTTATGTGGGTCCAGGTGTGTCTGGATGA